One region of Pelagicoccus sp. SDUM812003 genomic DNA includes:
- a CDS encoding glycosyltransferase produces MNGALATVTSNDFVNGTQIMIRSFLNTNEWFNGDIIIFHTQELSCDARAFLSSLGPRIQLRLPSPLIAQRIEGIFAHSPNSETTKLRFQSLNCFSLRGYSEILFCDSDILFLADISELLNASGEFVAAPDGANSMGKARDRASFEIIEKNSENRLQSTFNSGLFLVRNGLLNDETERLVLQELTEEKWRATQTQHTDQAVLNRIFADQATLVSSVYNYPLRHLSTLRNLNSITPKRAKALHFNLPLRPWNPRSSDLSDSVDTDLREAYLKWHEEAAKWPRYNSPKTNPSLPKPFRGSRYDLNHLIDKHIFILSPNNSGSTFLKNALSLSRKTWNLEREGQHTFGFQGPNPSKHNNPLLWASDPKLLQSLRNPSNYDWKKTKKAWYFQAFAQDPNANIFVEKSPPFLLLAKSLAENFKNPHFIFLSRNPFAVAEGILRRRSKDFPNRSIAIEQTALHITTCLSIQKSNIEAFRTNALHFTYEQLCDQTDAIAQKLSDLAPELSDLDLNQVIPVKSLYAEKPRNMNSEQIARLSDHDLAALSKCFAPHVRLFDFFGYSPYTTSPFS; encoded by the coding sequence ATGAACGGCGCCCTCGCAACGGTGACCTCCAACGACTTCGTCAATGGAACTCAGATCATGATCCGCTCGTTTCTTAACACAAACGAATGGTTCAACGGCGACATAATAATTTTCCACACACAGGAACTCAGCTGCGACGCTCGCGCTTTCTTGAGCAGCCTCGGCCCACGAATTCAGCTGCGACTTCCCTCCCCTTTGATCGCACAAAGAATCGAAGGTATATTTGCCCACTCGCCAAACTCGGAAACCACAAAACTACGATTCCAATCTCTTAATTGCTTCAGCCTAAGAGGCTACAGCGAGATCCTGTTCTGCGACAGCGATATTCTATTCCTCGCAGACATCAGCGAGCTTCTCAACGCCTCAGGGGAGTTTGTCGCCGCTCCAGATGGAGCTAATTCGATGGGAAAAGCCCGCGATCGAGCCAGTTTTGAAATCATCGAAAAAAACAGCGAAAACAGGCTGCAAAGCACTTTCAACAGCGGCTTGTTCCTAGTCAGAAACGGACTACTGAATGACGAAACAGAAAGGCTGGTGCTACAAGAACTCACCGAAGAAAAGTGGCGTGCCACACAAACTCAACACACCGATCAAGCCGTTCTCAATCGCATTTTTGCGGACCAAGCGACCTTGGTGTCGTCAGTCTACAACTACCCTCTTCGCCACCTCTCAACTCTTCGCAATCTAAACAGCATCACCCCCAAAAGGGCAAAAGCCCTTCACTTCAACCTTCCCCTCCGTCCGTGGAACCCACGCTCGAGCGACCTATCCGATTCCGTCGATACCGACCTGCGAGAAGCCTACCTAAAGTGGCACGAAGAAGCAGCCAAATGGCCGCGATACAATTCCCCCAAAACCAATCCCAGCCTCCCCAAGCCATTCAGAGGCTCACGCTACGATCTTAATCACCTGATAGATAAGCATATCTTCATTCTCTCGCCCAACAATAGCGGATCCACATTTCTCAAAAACGCTCTCTCACTTTCTCGGAAAACCTGGAATCTTGAACGCGAAGGCCAACATACCTTCGGCTTCCAAGGTCCTAACCCCTCAAAACACAACAACCCACTTCTGTGGGCAAGCGACCCCAAACTCCTCCAATCGCTCCGCAATCCTTCCAACTACGACTGGAAGAAAACGAAAAAAGCATGGTATTTCCAAGCGTTCGCCCAAGACCCTAATGCCAACATCTTCGTCGAGAAATCGCCACCCTTCCTTCTGCTGGCCAAAAGCCTAGCCGAAAACTTCAAGAATCCCCATTTCATTTTTCTGAGTAGAAACCCCTTCGCCGTTGCCGAAGGAATCCTCCGGCGTCGATCGAAAGACTTTCCGAATCGAAGCATAGCTATTGAACAAACTGCCCTCCATATAACAACTTGCTTAAGTATCCAAAAATCAAATATAGAGGCATTCCGAACCAACGCACTACACTTCACTTACGAACAATTGTGCGACCAAACGGACGCCATAGCTCAAAAGCTCTCCGATCTCGCTCCAGAACTATCTGACTTAGATCTAAACCAAGTCATCCCAGTCAAAAGTCTATATGCAGAAAAACCGAGAAATATGAACAGCGAGCAGATCGCTCGACTTAGCGACCATGACCTAGCAGCCCTATCGAAGTGCTTCGCCCCTCATGTTCGATTGTTCGATTTTTTTGGATACAGTCCCTACACCACTAGTCCTTTCTCCTAA